The Vibrio nitrifigilis genome window below encodes:
- a CDS encoding DUF2986 domain-containing protein, with the protein MNRKKKINQILKKKIKKQNSKLHRSNKPRYISKAERAAMEQQDAPALDIETQPSQVSEAE; encoded by the coding sequence ATGAACCGTAAGAAAAAAATTAATCAGATTCTAAAAAAGAAGATAAAGAAGCAAAATTCAAAACTACATCGCTCTAATAAGCCGCGTTACATTTCTAAAGCGGAGCGTGCCGCTATGGAACAGCAAGATGCCCCAGCACTGGATATCGAAACGCAGCCATCGCAAGTATCAGAAGCTGAATAA